A region from the Biomphalaria glabrata chromosome 14, xgBioGlab47.1, whole genome shotgun sequence genome encodes:
- the LOC106055261 gene encoding protein amalgam-like isoform X1 — MLLLLISFLLGFTLIKAQQPQIVDEIWPEVQLHGRTGRLNCTVVRLNQNVVTWYHVNFRQTISVGETIEVMKNEVIGGLKKYEVQRKKLGDRDTFMLIIRRLRQEDAGYYKCTVRIQAVNNDLWPTKLGQLTVQASPKIRISGTTTVLQAHRGHNSSLQCSATGIPYPNITWVRLDGGLLPVLPTPVAQFRSERLPLVNVDIQHMGIYRCVADNFIKPPAEHLSQLLVFHAPRTRVVQNSVGQAQNRRFSAKLECIVQGHPEPTVTWERVINNGRVRITDNQKFDINKQTKDLQNLMAMESWYSLKIINVQANDYTTYYCIAENNFGRANSTFVLFETTECQGANCPSLPPSAATSTFSINPVFLFPLFISIEVLLL; from the exons ATGCTACTGTTGTTGATCTCGTTTTTACTTGGCTTTACATTGATAAAAG CCCAGCAGCCTCAAATTGTAGATGAAATTTGGCCTGAAGTCCAGCTTCATGGTCGCACTGGTCGCCTCAATTGCACAGTTGTTCGTTTGAATCAAAATGTT GTGACGTGGTACCATGTTAATTTCAGACAGACCATTTCTGTTGGTGAAACTATTGAGGTCATGAAAAATGAAGTCATTGGTGGTTTAAAGAAGTATGAGGTTCAGCGCAAGAAACTAGGAGATCGTGATACCTTCATGTTGATCATTCGACGCCTTCGCCAGGAAGATGCAGGCTATTACAAATGTACAGTTCGTATACAGGCTGTGAACAATGACCTATGGCCAACTAAACTGGGCCAGTTGACTGTTCAAG CTTCTCCAAAAATTAGGATAAGTGGCACAACTACCGTTCTGCAAGCTCACAGGGGACATAATTCAAGTCTGCAATGTTCTGCCACTGGAATACCATACCCTAACATTACATGGGTTCGATTAGATGGTGGATTGTTGCCCGTGCTGCCAACACCTGTGGCTCAGTTCAGA AGTGAACGACTTCCCTTGGTGAATGTTGATATACAGCATATGGGCATTTACCGCTGTGTGGCTGATAATTTTATCAAACCTCCAGCGGAACATCTGTCTCAACTTTTGGTGTTCCATGCTCCAAGAACAAGAGTAGTACAAAACTCTGTTGGTCAAGCACAGAATAGAAGGTTTTCTGCCAAGTTGGAATGCATTGTGCAAG gTCATCCAGAGCCAACCGTTACATGGGAGCGTGTGATCAACAATGGACGTGTTAGGATAACAGATAACCAAAAGTTTGATATCAACAAGCAGACAAAAGACTTGCAGAACTTAATGGCCATGGAGAGCTGGTATTCTCTGAAGATCATCAATGTCCAGGCTAATGACTACACGACTTACTACTGTATAGCTGAGAACAACTTCGGTAGAGCTAATTCAACTTTTGTGCTTTTTG aaaCCACTGAATGCCAGGGAGCCAACTGTCCATCTTTACCTCCATCAGCAGCAACGTCAACATTTTCCATCAACCCAGTatttttatttcccttattcattTCTATAGAGGTATTATTGTTATAG
- the LOC106055261 gene encoding lachesin-like isoform X2: MLTQQPQIVDEIWPEVQLHGRTGRLNCTVVRLNQNVVTWYHVNFRQTISVGETIEVMKNEVIGGLKKYEVQRKKLGDRDTFMLIIRRLRQEDAGYYKCTVRIQAVNNDLWPTKLGQLTVQASPKIRISGTTTVLQAHRGHNSSLQCSATGIPYPNITWVRLDGGLLPVLPTPVAQFRSERLPLVNVDIQHMGIYRCVADNFIKPPAEHLSQLLVFHAPRTRVVQNSVGQAQNRRFSAKLECIVQGHPEPTVTWERVINNGRVRITDNQKFDINKQTKDLQNLMAMESWYSLKIINVQANDYTTYYCIAENNFGRANSTFVLFETTECQGANCPSLPPSAATSTFSINPVFLFPLFISIEVLLL, from the exons ATGCTCA CCCAGCAGCCTCAAATTGTAGATGAAATTTGGCCTGAAGTCCAGCTTCATGGTCGCACTGGTCGCCTCAATTGCACAGTTGTTCGTTTGAATCAAAATGTT GTGACGTGGTACCATGTTAATTTCAGACAGACCATTTCTGTTGGTGAAACTATTGAGGTCATGAAAAATGAAGTCATTGGTGGTTTAAAGAAGTATGAGGTTCAGCGCAAGAAACTAGGAGATCGTGATACCTTCATGTTGATCATTCGACGCCTTCGCCAGGAAGATGCAGGCTATTACAAATGTACAGTTCGTATACAGGCTGTGAACAATGACCTATGGCCAACTAAACTGGGCCAGTTGACTGTTCAAG CTTCTCCAAAAATTAGGATAAGTGGCACAACTACCGTTCTGCAAGCTCACAGGGGACATAATTCAAGTCTGCAATGTTCTGCCACTGGAATACCATACCCTAACATTACATGGGTTCGATTAGATGGTGGATTGTTGCCCGTGCTGCCAACACCTGTGGCTCAGTTCAGA AGTGAACGACTTCCCTTGGTGAATGTTGATATACAGCATATGGGCATTTACCGCTGTGTGGCTGATAATTTTATCAAACCTCCAGCGGAACATCTGTCTCAACTTTTGGTGTTCCATGCTCCAAGAACAAGAGTAGTACAAAACTCTGTTGGTCAAGCACAGAATAGAAGGTTTTCTGCCAAGTTGGAATGCATTGTGCAAG gTCATCCAGAGCCAACCGTTACATGGGAGCGTGTGATCAACAATGGACGTGTTAGGATAACAGATAACCAAAAGTTTGATATCAACAAGCAGACAAAAGACTTGCAGAACTTAATGGCCATGGAGAGCTGGTATTCTCTGAAGATCATCAATGTCCAGGCTAATGACTACACGACTTACTACTGTATAGCTGAGAACAACTTCGGTAGAGCTAATTCAACTTTTGTGCTTTTTG aaaCCACTGAATGCCAGGGAGCCAACTGTCCATCTTTACCTCCATCAGCAGCAACGTCAACATTTTCCATCAACCCAGTatttttatttcccttattcattTCTATAGAGGTATTATTGTTATAG
- the LOC106055261 gene encoding lachesin-like isoform X3, with protein MKNEVIGGLKKYEVQRKKLGDRDTFMLIIRRLRQEDAGYYKCTVRIQAVNNDLWPTKLGQLTVQASPKIRISGTTTVLQAHRGHNSSLQCSATGIPYPNITWVRLDGGLLPVLPTPVAQFRSERLPLVNVDIQHMGIYRCVADNFIKPPAEHLSQLLVFHAPRTRVVQNSVGQAQNRRFSAKLECIVQGHPEPTVTWERVINNGRVRITDNQKFDINKQTKDLQNLMAMESWYSLKIINVQANDYTTYYCIAENNFGRANSTFVLFETTECQGANCPSLPPSAATSTFSINPVFLFPLFISIEVLLL; from the exons ATGAAAAATGAAGTCATTGGTGGTTTAAAGAAGTATGAGGTTCAGCGCAAGAAACTAGGAGATCGTGATACCTTCATGTTGATCATTCGACGCCTTCGCCAGGAAGATGCAGGCTATTACAAATGTACAGTTCGTATACAGGCTGTGAACAATGACCTATGGCCAACTAAACTGGGCCAGTTGACTGTTCAAG CTTCTCCAAAAATTAGGATAAGTGGCACAACTACCGTTCTGCAAGCTCACAGGGGACATAATTCAAGTCTGCAATGTTCTGCCACTGGAATACCATACCCTAACATTACATGGGTTCGATTAGATGGTGGATTGTTGCCCGTGCTGCCAACACCTGTGGCTCAGTTCAGA AGTGAACGACTTCCCTTGGTGAATGTTGATATACAGCATATGGGCATTTACCGCTGTGTGGCTGATAATTTTATCAAACCTCCAGCGGAACATCTGTCTCAACTTTTGGTGTTCCATGCTCCAAGAACAAGAGTAGTACAAAACTCTGTTGGTCAAGCACAGAATAGAAGGTTTTCTGCCAAGTTGGAATGCATTGTGCAAG gTCATCCAGAGCCAACCGTTACATGGGAGCGTGTGATCAACAATGGACGTGTTAGGATAACAGATAACCAAAAGTTTGATATCAACAAGCAGACAAAAGACTTGCAGAACTTAATGGCCATGGAGAGCTGGTATTCTCTGAAGATCATCAATGTCCAGGCTAATGACTACACGACTTACTACTGTATAGCTGAGAACAACTTCGGTAGAGCTAATTCAACTTTTGTGCTTTTTG aaaCCACTGAATGCCAGGGAGCCAACTGTCCATCTTTACCTCCATCAGCAGCAACGTCAACATTTTCCATCAACCCAGTatttttatttcccttattcattTCTATAGAGGTATTATTGTTATAG